A genomic region of Rhodothermales bacterium contains the following coding sequences:
- the rsgA gene encoding ribosome small subunit-dependent GTPase A, which yields MSLLETFGRSTFDPAPAPDLEPGRVLAVHRTNLSVMTESGLRQAELTGRLRFTAETEDDFPVTGDWVWVRALDDLAMVSEVQARQGVLRRRRPGTSSGLQIMASWVDVALLVHGCNLPVNVRRLERFAAAVRDGGIEPVVVLSKVDLLDDEERKESIAQCAHIGPVVAASSEVSGGFLEVQGLLEAGRTFVLIGPSGAGKTTLLNGLLGSETFATGAVRDVDGKGRHTTTRRELVQLPSGALLIDTPGVREMGMTDMQGGIEDTFDEIAVLAETCRFADCRHQEEVGCAVLAAVETGDLAAETLAAYHKLEREAAHFERSIAERRRRDRGFGKMVREVMKHKKDRR from the coding sequence GTGAGCCTGCTGGAGACGTTCGGGAGGTCGACGTTCGATCCGGCCCCGGCCCCGGACCTGGAGCCCGGGCGGGTGCTCGCCGTGCATCGCACGAATCTGTCCGTGATGACCGAGTCCGGCCTGCGGCAGGCTGAGTTGACGGGCAGGCTGCGCTTCACCGCTGAGACGGAGGACGATTTTCCCGTAACCGGAGATTGGGTCTGGGTGCGCGCACTGGATGACCTGGCCATGGTCTCGGAGGTCCAGGCCAGGCAAGGTGTGCTGCGGCGCCGGAGGCCCGGTACTTCCTCCGGGCTTCAGATCATGGCCTCCTGGGTGGACGTGGCGTTGCTGGTGCACGGGTGCAATCTGCCGGTGAATGTGCGCAGGTTGGAGCGTTTTGCTGCTGCGGTACGGGACGGGGGCATCGAGCCTGTCGTCGTGCTGAGCAAGGTCGATCTACTGGACGATGAGGAGCGCAAAGAGTCCATCGCCCAGTGCGCACATATCGGCCCGGTGGTAGCTGCGAGTTCGGAAGTTTCCGGTGGCTTTCTGGAGGTGCAGGGTCTGCTGGAGGCCGGCCGCACGTTTGTACTGATCGGGCCGTCGGGAGCCGGCAAGACCACGCTGCTGAACGGGCTTTTGGGATCCGAGACGTTTGCCACCGGGGCGGTCCGTGACGTCGACGGCAAGGGGCGACACACGACGACGCGGCGGGAGTTGGTGCAGCTTCCGTCGGGGGCGCTGCTTATCGACACACCCGGGGTGCGCGAAATGGGCATGACCGATATGCAGGGTGGCATCGAAGACACCTTTGATGAGATTGCCGTGCTGGCGGAAACATGCCGGTTTGCCGACTGCCGACATCAGGAAGAGGTCGGGTGCGCTGTGCTGGCGGCCGTGGAGACGGGCGACCTGGCGGCCGAAACACTGGCGGCGTACCATAAACTTGAGCGCGAGGCGGCCCACTTCGAGCGCTCGATTGCGGAACGACGCCGACGGGATCGCGGGTTCGGCAAGATGGTCCGCGAAGTCATGAAGCATAAAAAGGACAGGCGCTGA
- a CDS encoding TSUP family transporter, whose translation MEYVIVAVAAAVASGLTMYSGFGLGTILLPVFALFVPVEWAVAATAVVHAANNVLKVSLLGKLADRDVVIRFGAPAVLAAFLGAWLLAVVAEIPGSVSWQLAGVQGEITAINAVIGVLMLGFAVFELSPRFAGVELDARWLPVGGVLSGFFGGLSGHQGALRSAFLASTRITAKAFVGTNAVIGLAVDLIRIGVYGVLVFGADVSVLLGGASGNLVLVGTLAAFAGVLVGRRYLNKVTMDGVRRLTGGMLLVIAVLLIAGVV comes from the coding sequence ATGGAGTATGTAATCGTCGCGGTCGCGGCCGCTGTGGCCTCCGGGCTGACGATGTACTCCGGATTTGGACTCGGCACCATTCTCCTGCCGGTCTTTGCGCTGTTCGTTCCGGTGGAATGGGCTGTGGCGGCCACTGCGGTGGTGCACGCGGCCAACAATGTGCTGAAGGTGTCCCTGCTCGGCAAACTGGCCGATCGCGACGTGGTCATCCGGTTTGGTGCGCCTGCGGTGTTGGCGGCCTTTCTCGGTGCCTGGCTCCTGGCCGTGGTGGCCGAGATTCCGGGGAGTGTTTCCTGGCAGCTGGCGGGAGTTCAGGGCGAGATCACGGCAATCAACGCCGTCATCGGGGTGCTGATGCTGGGTTTCGCCGTGTTCGAATTGAGCCCGCGATTTGCGGGCGTGGAACTGGATGCCCGATGGCTGCCGGTGGGCGGCGTGCTCTCCGGGTTCTTCGGGGGGCTCTCCGGGCACCAGGGCGCGCTGCGTTCGGCGTTTTTGGCGTCGACCCGCATCACCGCGAAGGCCTTTGTGGGAACGAACGCGGTGATCGGACTGGCCGTGGACCTGATCCGCATCGGGGTGTACGGGGTGCTGGTCTTTGGGGCCGACGTTTCGGTCCTGTTGGGCGGAGCGTCCGGCAACCTCGTGCTTGTTGGCACACTGGCGGCGTTTGCCGGAGTGCTCGTGGGGCGGCGCTACCTCAACAAGGTGACGATGGACGGCGTGCGCAGACTCACGGGCGGCATGCTGCTTGTCATTGCAGTGCTCCTGATTGCGGGGGTGGTGTAG
- a CDS encoding alpha/beta hydrolase, giving the protein MPADAAVTVQGLTLHLRIGGQGPGLLLLHGFPTSSADWDPIWSALTRDFRVLAFDFPGLGRSEKPRRHVTIPQIADIALELMDRHGVPCAHMLAHDLGNTVALELLHRDRDWQSLVMLNGGIVPGAYRPRPIQKLLAGPAGPLVARVASERLFRRNMHRIFGPHTAPSEQFLHESWQTLLAGGGRASLPYVIRYLHERKRHADRWMEPLRHPPVPMQLICGVHDPVSGEAVADAVEALESGVHVTRLDVGHYPQVENPEQVVDAFRAFHSRLR; this is encoded by the coding sequence ATGCCGGCTGACGCGGCAGTGACCGTGCAAGGCCTCACCCTCCACCTCCGCATCGGCGGCCAGGGTCCCGGCCTGCTTCTGCTGCACGGTTTCCCGACCTCCTCCGCGGACTGGGATCCCATCTGGTCGGCACTGACACGGGACTTCCGCGTGCTCGCCTTCGACTTTCCGGGACTCGGCCGGTCGGAGAAGCCCCGCCGGCACGTCACGATCCCGCAGATCGCGGACATCGCCCTCGAACTGATGGATCGCCACGGTGTCCCGTGTGCGCACATGCTGGCCCACGACCTGGGAAACACGGTGGCGCTGGAACTCCTGCACCGCGACCGGGACTGGCAGTCGCTCGTCATGCTCAACGGAGGGATTGTGCCGGGCGCCTATCGACCCAGACCCATCCAGAAACTCCTTGCCGGGCCCGCTGGTCCGCTGGTGGCACGCGTCGCCTCCGAGCGCCTGTTCCGGCGCAACATGCACCGAATCTTCGGTCCGCACACGGCGCCATCGGAGCAGTTTCTCCACGAAAGCTGGCAGACCTTGCTGGCCGGAGGCGGCCGTGCGTCGTTGCCCTACGTGATCCGCTATCTGCACGAACGGAAACGCCATGCGGACCGATGGATGGAGCCGCTGCGGCACCCTCCCGTGCCGATGCAGCTCATCTGCGGCGTGCACGATCCCGTGTCAGGCGAGGCGGTGGCCGATGCGGTCGAGGCCCTCGAGTCCGGCGTGCACGTGACTCGCCTCGACGTGGGGCACTATCCCCAGGTCGAGAATCCGGAGCAGGTGGTCGATGCGTTCCGCGCCTTCCACAGCCGGCTTCGGTAG
- a CDS encoding DPP IV N-terminal domain-containing protein, with protein sequence MKRSLILLLAAVTALPVLAQDVTEADYMRAERMLRQHTTPMVYRNAVSPNWMEDGTFWYRVRSAEGAEFVRVFPEARRNKRRPAFDHARLAEALSQVSEADYDAWSLPFFSFEFQDGDRSIAFTAEGSPMVCDLRRYRCEAGEALEEETAATPWWRSTDIVSPDGAREAFVKDHNLWVRDKETGAERQMTFDGEEDYAYATNNAGWTKSDRPVVLWSPDSEKIATFKHDGRGVSMMHLVNTQQGAPELESWRYPFPGDSLIFRIERVVIHVDDARVVRLDMPADDHRSTITDHIVDGGQWADIEWSDDSSRLFFVSSSRDHKRALLREADPETGSVRDIHEEVEDTFYESGYNQINWTTFPEENEFVWYSQQDDWGHLYRHDLGSGALKNRITSGPWKVLAVRNWDHAADRILFTGAGREAGDPYFQYLYSVRFDGSDLKLLTPDSLNHSVTFSPDYRYFIDTASSPTMPQVITLRRTEDGSAVVELERADISQLVASGWKPPIPFQVKARDGETDLFGLMYTPTNMDPTRKYPILNYLYPGPQSGSVGSRSFVPSRSDKQAVSELGFIVVELDAMGSPMRSKSFHEAYYGNMGDNGLPDQKGGIEQLAARHAFMDLDKVGIWGHSGGGFASTAGLLRYPDFYKVAVSGAGNHDNATYEDDWGEKWQGLLERYPDGTTNYDNQANHLLVDNLKGKLLIAHGSMDSNVPPNNTLLLAEALMNAGKDFDMLIFPNSRHGFRQGEYWMRRRWDYFVRHLKGVEPPKEFQFGQQQPRQSM encoded by the coding sequence ATGAAGCGCTCCCTCATTCTCCTGTTGGCGGCCGTGACCGCTCTTCCGGTCCTGGCCCAGGACGTCACCGAAGCCGACTATATGCGCGCCGAGCGCATGCTGCGGCAGCATACGACCCCGATGGTGTACCGCAACGCGGTGTCGCCCAACTGGATGGAAGACGGCACCTTCTGGTACCGCGTTCGCTCCGCGGAGGGCGCAGAGTTTGTGCGGGTATTTCCGGAGGCTCGTCGCAACAAGCGGCGACCTGCGTTTGACCACGCACGGCTGGCGGAGGCGCTCTCGCAGGTGAGTGAGGCGGACTACGATGCCTGGTCCCTGCCGTTCTTCTCGTTCGAATTCCAGGATGGCGATCGTTCGATTGCCTTCACCGCGGAGGGCAGCCCGATGGTCTGCGATTTGCGCAGGTATCGCTGCGAGGCCGGCGAAGCGCTCGAGGAGGAAACCGCGGCCACGCCCTGGTGGAGAAGCACGGATATCGTCTCTCCCGATGGGGCCAGGGAGGCCTTCGTAAAGGATCACAACCTTTGGGTCCGGGACAAGGAGACCGGTGCCGAACGCCAGATGACCTTCGACGGCGAAGAGGATTATGCCTACGCGACCAACAACGCCGGCTGGACCAAGTCGGACCGCCCGGTGGTGCTCTGGTCACCCGACTCCGAGAAAATCGCGACGTTCAAGCACGATGGCCGCGGCGTCTCGATGATGCATCTGGTGAACACCCAGCAGGGTGCACCGGAGCTAGAGTCGTGGCGTTATCCGTTCCCCGGCGACTCGCTGATCTTCCGCATCGAGCGTGTTGTGATTCACGTGGACGATGCGCGAGTGGTGCGCCTGGACATGCCCGCCGATGATCATCGCTCGACCATCACCGACCACATCGTGGACGGCGGTCAATGGGCCGACATCGAGTGGAGCGACGATTCCAGCCGACTGTTCTTCGTGTCCTCCAGCAGGGATCACAAGCGTGCGCTTCTGCGGGAGGCCGACCCTGAGACCGGCTCGGTGCGCGACATCCACGAGGAGGTTGAGGACACCTTCTATGAGTCCGGGTACAACCAGATCAACTGGACCACCTTCCCGGAGGAGAATGAGTTCGTCTGGTACTCGCAGCAGGATGACTGGGGCCATCTGTACCGGCATGATCTGGGCTCGGGTGCCCTGAAGAATCGCATCACGTCCGGCCCCTGGAAAGTGCTCGCCGTACGGAATTGGGACCACGCGGCGGACCGGATTCTGTTTACGGGCGCGGGCCGAGAAGCCGGCGATCCGTACTTCCAGTACCTGTACTCGGTACGCTTCGACGGCTCCGATCTGAAGCTGCTCACCCCGGACAGCCTGAATCACAGCGTGACGTTCTCGCCGGACTACCGGTACTTCATCGACACGGCCTCATCGCCCACCATGCCGCAGGTAATCACGCTGCGTCGTACCGAGGACGGCAGCGCGGTCGTGGAATTGGAGCGGGCGGACATCTCGCAGCTGGTCGCATCGGGCTGGAAGCCGCCGATTCCGTTTCAGGTCAAGGCTCGGGACGGCGAGACGGATCTGTTCGGGCTGATGTACACACCCACCAACATGGATCCGACGCGCAAGTACCCGATTCTGAACTACCTCTATCCCGGTCCGCAGAGCGGGAGCGTTGGCAGCCGCAGTTTCGTGCCGTCCCGCAGTGACAAACAGGCCGTCAGCGAATTGGGATTCATTGTGGTGGAACTGGATGCGATGGGCTCTCCGATGCGCTCCAAGTCCTTCCATGAGGCCTACTACGGCAACATGGGCGACAACGGACTTCCGGACCAGAAGGGAGGCATCGAGCAGCTCGCGGCCCGCCACGCGTTCATGGATCTGGACAAGGTTGGGATCTGGGGCCATTCTGGCGGTGGATTCGCTTCGACGGCCGGGCTGCTTCGCTATCCCGATTTCTACAAGGTGGCCGTTTCCGGGGCCGGCAACCACGACAACGCCACCTACGAGGACGACTGGGGCGAAAAGTGGCAGGGCCTGCTTGAGCGCTATCCGGACGGCACCACCAACTACGACAATCAGGCCAACCATCTCCTGGTGGACAACCTGAAGGGAAAACTGCTGATCGCCCACGGCAGCATGGACAGCAACGTGCCGCCCAACAACACCCTGCTGCTGGCAGAGGCATTGATGAATGCCGGCAAGGACTTCGACATGCTCATCTTCCCGAACAGTCGCCACGGATTCCGGCAGGGTGAGTACTGGATGCGGAGGCGGTGGGACTACTTTGTTCGTCACCTCAAGGGTGTCGAGCCTCCGAAAGAGTTCCAGTTCGGACAGCAGCAACCACGCCAGAGCATGTAG
- a CDS encoding CotH kinase family protein, with protein sequence MRTVIGILVVLALPSTAAAQVFLWSNLPIIEIEVSGDIPDEPKVPGRIRIVDGGAGAENRRTDPAAYDGPMAIELRGSSSRVLFPKKSFAIELKDENGSDTDASLLGLPPEEDWVLHGPYSDRTYMRNVLAMELSRAMGQYASRTRFVEVFLNNAYHGLYVLMERIKRDSARVDVSRLRPEEVLEPEVSGGYIIKVDKLDGAGNDGWTSAVPPRIGSADRVVFQYHYPKGADLVDVQKAWIQQWMTRFEEEMASRPERWQEYLEPSAAVDYLLLNELTHNVDSYRLSTFMHKDRDDDDEPRLRLGPVWDFNLAFGNADYYDGRITRDWRVQYRLPDGDFQPPAFFRRVFRQDSFQDLARTRWAELRNSFLHTDSLLARIDGHAETIRAAYERDRLRWGQFGRYIWPNVFVGQDLDDEVAYLKSWLLARLAWMDDALDPGSGVPDGAPQLVAGQITVTGPYPNPVSGTARLVVGLSPSGWMVVTLHDVLGREVRQVFRGFPESDAFQELILDTTGLPNGLHFLRIRSTGRLITHALHIVR encoded by the coding sequence ATGCGAACCGTGATCGGCATACTCGTCGTGCTGGCGCTGCCGTCGACGGCCGCGGCGCAGGTCTTCCTCTGGTCCAACCTGCCGATCATCGAAATCGAGGTCAGCGGCGACATTCCGGATGAGCCCAAGGTCCCGGGGCGTATCCGCATCGTCGATGGCGGGGCGGGCGCGGAGAATCGGCGCACCGACCCGGCCGCCTATGACGGCCCCATGGCCATTGAGCTTCGCGGCTCCTCCTCCCGAGTGCTGTTCCCGAAGAAATCCTTTGCGATAGAGCTGAAGGACGAAAACGGTTCAGACACCGATGCTTCGCTGCTGGGCCTTCCGCCGGAGGAGGACTGGGTGCTTCACGGTCCGTACTCGGATCGCACCTACATGCGCAATGTGCTTGCGATGGAGTTGAGTCGGGCGATGGGCCAATATGCCAGTCGCACGCGGTTCGTGGAGGTGTTTCTGAACAACGCTTACCACGGACTCTACGTGCTCATGGAGCGCATCAAGCGGGACTCCGCGCGGGTCGACGTCTCCCGGCTTCGGCCCGAGGAGGTGCTCGAACCCGAGGTGAGCGGAGGCTACATCATCAAGGTGGACAAGCTTGATGGCGCCGGAAACGACGGGTGGACCTCGGCTGTGCCGCCACGGATCGGCTCCGCTGATCGGGTTGTGTTTCAGTATCACTACCCCAAGGGCGCCGACCTGGTGGACGTGCAGAAGGCCTGGATCCAGCAGTGGATGACACGCTTTGAGGAGGAGATGGCGTCCCGACCCGAGCGCTGGCAGGAGTATCTCGAGCCGTCTGCCGCGGTCGACTACCTGCTCCTGAACGAGCTGACCCACAATGTGGACTCGTATCGCCTGAGCACCTTCATGCACAAGGATCGGGATGATGACGACGAACCGCGGCTGCGATTGGGGCCGGTCTGGGACTTCAATCTCGCGTTCGGAAATGCGGATTATTACGACGGGCGCATTACCCGGGACTGGCGCGTGCAGTATCGACTGCCAGACGGCGACTTCCAGCCCCCCGCGTTCTTTCGACGCGTGTTTCGGCAGGACTCGTTTCAGGACCTGGCCCGGACGCGCTGGGCGGAACTGCGGAACAGCTTTCTGCACACGGACTCCTTGCTGGCGCGCATCGATGGCCACGCCGAAACCATCCGCGCTGCCTACGAGCGGGACCGCCTCCGCTGGGGGCAATTCGGTCGATACATTTGGCCCAACGTATTCGTCGGGCAGGATCTGGACGATGAGGTCGCCTATCTGAAGAGCTGGTTGCTGGCCCGCCTGGCCTGGATGGACGACGCACTGGATCCGGGGAGCGGCGTGCCCGACGGGGCACCCCAGCTCGTGGCCGGACAGATCACCGTGACCGGGCCCTACCCAAATCCGGTCTCCGGGACCGCCCGGTTGGTGGTGGGGTTGTCGCCGTCCGGTTGGATGGTCGTCACGCTACATGACGTCCTGGGTCGCGAAGTGAGGCAGGTTTTTCGCGGTTTTCCTGAGTCCGATGCCTTTCAGGAGCTGATCCTGGATACCACCGGCCTGCCGAATGGTCTGCATTTCCTTCGGATCAGGTCTACCGGCCGGTTGATCACGCACGCGCTGCATATTGTGCGATAA
- a CDS encoding FAD-binding oxidoreductase codes for MEEPMVVVGGGLAGRAVASAMTGRCPLIWADSPSPESATPAAQALLANPMMSQKANPVWRAREAMEALGEWHSEHGVEPVARGVLRPARDWKQMDIFRGRSERHADLASYHSQAESRERWPFLHAPHGTLFVPSGLAFRPEDFRSPSPSRAWKLTGFAEAAGEVTSTFETPDGPGTVRSGVLVLAMGSALATMPGTASLPLHPIKGQTAHTPVRLPERAPCISGGGYTVPVPDGTVVGSTFEHQFEDPHPNPAAARDLVARAANNLPLLADAPVDRMRAGVRVTVPGTRLPMVGPLPGHSRVWIVTGLGSKGLLMSALIRRHFADWLAAPDSIPHEIRVRERSA; via the coding sequence ATGGAAGAACCCATGGTGGTCGTCGGCGGAGGGCTCGCGGGGCGTGCGGTGGCAAGCGCCATGACCGGACGGTGCCCGCTCATCTGGGCGGACAGCCCATCGCCCGAATCCGCGACTCCGGCCGCTCAGGCGCTTCTGGCGAACCCAATGATGTCCCAGAAAGCCAACCCGGTCTGGCGCGCCCGCGAGGCGATGGAAGCGCTCGGTGAATGGCACAGCGAGCACGGCGTGGAACCCGTGGCCCGAGGTGTCTTGCGGCCTGCCCGAGACTGGAAGCAGATGGACATCTTCCGGGGCCGCTCGGAACGCCACGCCGACCTGGCCAGCTATCACTCACAGGCCGAATCCCGGGAGCGATGGCCGTTCCTCCACGCCCCACACGGCACCCTGTTTGTCCCTTCCGGACTGGCATTCCGGCCTGAGGACTTCCGGAGCCCATCGCCCAGTCGAGCCTGGAAACTCACCGGATTCGCCGAGGCTGCCGGAGAGGTTACGTCCACCTTCGAGACGCCGGACGGCCCGGGCACGGTGCGCAGCGGCGTACTGGTTCTGGCGATGGGATCCGCGCTGGCCACGATGCCTGGTACCGCTTCCCTGCCATTGCATCCGATCAAGGGGCAAACGGCGCACACGCCCGTGCGTCTGCCGGAGCGCGCACCATGCATTTCGGGCGGTGGCTATACGGTGCCCGTGCCGGACGGGACCGTTGTTGGAAGCACATTTGAACACCAGTTTGAGGACCCCCACCCCAACCCGGCCGCTGCCCGGGATCTCGTGGCACGCGCCGCGAACAACCTTCCCCTGCTGGCCGATGCGCCCGTGGACCGTATGCGGGCAGGTGTGCGAGTCACGGTGCCAGGAACCAGGTTGCCGATGGTCGGGCCGCTTCCGGGGCACAGCCGGGTATGGATCGTCACCGGACTGGGCTCCAAAGGCCTGTTGATGTCGGCGCTCATTCGCCGTCATTTCGCCGATTGGCTCGCTGCACCGGACTCCATCCCGCACGAGATTCGCGTCCGGGAGAGATCGGCGTGA
- a CDS encoding class I fructose-bisphosphate aldolase: protein MAEVINSNTAEILGNEAGYLLDHSCKTISKDQLHLPGPDFVDRIFAQSDRNIQTLRSLQTLFGTGRLANTGYVSILPVDQGIEHSAGASFAKNPIYFDPENIVKLAIEGGCNAVASTYGALGSVARKYAHKIPFILKFNHNELLTYPNTFDQILFARMEEAWNMGCVAVGATIYFGSEESNRQIQEVSEAFAVAHEMGMATILWCYMRNSGFKVDGVNHEGSADLTGQADHIGATLEADIVKQKQPTSNYGYKALNSGDSSYGKLDERIYSELASDHPIDLTRYQVANAFMGRVGTINSGGASGANDLQQAVKTAVINKRAGGMGLISGRKAFQRAMDEGVGILNAIQDVYLDDSVTIA, encoded by the coding sequence ATGGCCGAAGTCATCAATTCGAATACCGCAGAAATCCTGGGCAACGAGGCCGGATACCTGCTGGATCACTCCTGCAAGACGATTTCAAAGGACCAGTTGCACCTGCCGGGTCCTGACTTCGTCGACCGCATTTTTGCGCAGTCGGACCGCAACATCCAGACGCTGCGCTCCCTTCAGACGCTCTTTGGCACCGGTCGCCTGGCCAATACTGGCTACGTGTCGATTCTTCCAGTGGACCAGGGCATTGAGCATTCCGCTGGCGCCTCCTTCGCCAAGAACCCGATCTACTTTGACCCGGAGAACATCGTCAAGCTGGCCATCGAAGGCGGCTGCAATGCGGTAGCCTCCACCTACGGCGCCCTCGGATCCGTGGCGCGCAAGTATGCCCACAAGATTCCGTTCATCCTGAAGTTCAATCACAACGAACTGCTCACCTACCCGAACACGTTCGACCAGATTCTCTTCGCACGCATGGAAGAGGCCTGGAACATGGGCTGCGTGGCAGTTGGTGCTACGATCTACTTCGGATCGGAAGAGTCGAACCGGCAGATCCAGGAGGTCTCCGAGGCCTTCGCGGTGGCGCACGAAATGGGCATGGCGACCATCCTCTGGTGCTACATGCGCAACTCGGGTTTCAAGGTGGATGGCGTCAATCACGAAGGCAGTGCAGACCTGACCGGCCAGGCCGATCACATCGGAGCTACCCTCGAGGCTGATATTGTCAAGCAGAAGCAGCCGACGTCCAACTACGGCTACAAGGCGCTCAACTCCGGCGACTCCAGCTACGGCAAACTGGACGAGCGCATCTACAGCGAGCTGGCCAGCGATCACCCCATCGACCTCACCCGCTACCAGGTCGCCAATGCCTTCATGGGCCGCGTCGGCACAATCAATTCGGGCGGCGCCTCCGGTGCCAACGACCTGCAGCAGGCGGTGAAGACGGCCGTGATCAACAAGCGCGCCGGCGGCATGGGTCTCATCTCGGGCCGCAAGGCGTTCCAGCGTGCGATGGACGAAGGCGTCGGCATTCTGAATGCGATCCAGGACGTCTACCTGGACGACAGTGTCACGATCGCCTGA
- a CDS encoding T9SS type A sorting domain-containing protein, translating to MRRIWISVIAMWGICAPHAGAQEARSDTLQTETGVELALAAGDLLRNDDSGGGPVLLEVVSGPRHGTLTVVEDSLVYRPDMGYIGPDSLIYRFSTVPEAVMTVDTAASSLTFQVDLTLPNVGTASDEEQLFIEGTVAAAAWPDRAPFDSLQVRGLDLQNSAAATLDFNYGDLGLTVLTVTLDAAAGGIRLSLPHPGAAVVPGFAGLFEQAGNEVGVAGQVGVTGSGPLGGLVPTGDQQFDTSLTTELAGLLGPGVGGEERLILNVDLQESVDLSGNTADLHITGEIVAMGDIPASAVSNEATVYLSVVAPVSVAVPESLPDLAVYPNPTAGRVWLAALPVELAIVDVLGRERGRIPAASRSADLSALPAGVYFLVGPGLPAVKVVRR from the coding sequence ATGAGAAGGATATGGATATCCGTTATTGCAATGTGGGGCATCTGCGCTCCGCACGCGGGGGCTCAGGAGGCCCGGTCCGATACGCTGCAGACCGAGACGGGGGTGGAGCTGGCGCTCGCCGCAGGAGACCTGCTGCGGAACGACGATTCCGGTGGCGGACCCGTGCTGCTCGAGGTGGTTTCAGGGCCGCGACACGGCACCCTGACGGTGGTAGAGGACTCGCTGGTCTACCGGCCGGATATGGGTTACATCGGGCCGGACAGCCTGATTTACCGGTTCAGCACCGTGCCGGAGGCTGTGATGACGGTAGACACGGCCGCGTCTTCGCTGACCTTCCAGGTGGACTTGACCTTGCCGAATGTCGGCACGGCGTCCGATGAGGAGCAGCTGTTCATCGAGGGGACCGTTGCGGCGGCAGCCTGGCCGGATCGCGCACCGTTTGATTCGCTCCAGGTCCGGGGGCTGGATCTTCAGAACTCGGCCGCGGCAACCCTGGATTTCAACTATGGGGACCTGGGGTTGACTGTGCTCACCGTGACCCTGGACGCGGCGGCCGGCGGCATTCGGCTTTCCCTGCCTCACCCGGGCGCAGCGGTGGTGCCGGGCTTTGCCGGTTTGTTTGAGCAGGCCGGAAACGAGGTGGGCGTCGCCGGTCAGGTCGGCGTCACGGGCTCTGGTCCGCTCGGTGGACTCGTGCCGACTGGGGACCAGCAGTTTGATACGTCGCTCACCACGGAGCTGGCCGGGCTGTTGGGGCCCGGTGTGGGTGGGGAGGAGCGGCTCATCCTCAACGTGGACCTTCAGGAGTCGGTGGACCTCTCCGGAAATACCGCAGACCTGCATATCACCGGAGAAATCGTTGCGATGGGGGACATACCCGCATCGGCCGTCTCCAATGAGGCGACCGTGTATCTGTCGGTCGTCGCACCTGTATCGGTTGCCGTGCCGGAGTCGCTGCCGGATCTCGCGGTGTACCCGAACCCGACGGCCGGCCGCGTCTGGCTTGCCGCACTCCCCGTAGAACTCGCTATCGTTGATGTGCTTGGACGCGAGCGAGGCCGCATTCCCGCCGCTTCGCGCAGCGCGGACCTGTCGGCCCTGCCGGCCGGGGTGTACTTCCTGGTCGGCCCCGGATTGCCGGCGGTGAAGGTGGTGCGGCGGTAG